One segment of Sinorhizobium sp. BG8 DNA contains the following:
- a CDS encoding ATP-binding protein gives MKVGIDMGTAQGGAPATLDIEELLATRLLVQGNSGSGKSHLLRRLLEQSAPWVQQCIIDPEGDFVTLADKFGHVVIDGERTEAELVGIANRIRQYRVSCVLSLEGLEVEQQMRAAGIFLNAMFDADRDYWYPVLVVVDEAQMFAPSVAGDVGEEARKVSLGAMTNLMCRGRKRGLAGVIATQRLAKLAKNVAAEASNFLMGRTFLDIDMARAADLLGMDRRQAEMFRDLKRGSFVALGPALSRRPLPVTIGTVETSARSTSPKLMPLPEAPADVEDLIFTPDAEEFSRPIVRRIPPQPRPTTDILAELSRARPEPVSVEPRAAAPEMPEAEREALLDHVLAEILGNPGAAFRPDAELFQDFLVRCRIRRVPGAPLSLPAFRRKMAVARSGVDAETAASEIWQTALDLSRQVTEDLQGVFLLVAQSAVRGLACPSDAMIARAYGTHSARRARRLLGYFEEQGLVVVHSDLAGHRIVAFPDLSCETAPGDPNASDPGADSRDAAE, from the coding sequence ATGAAGGTCGGCATCGACATGGGAACGGCGCAGGGCGGCGCGCCGGCCACGCTCGATATCGAGGAACTGCTGGCAACGCGCCTTCTGGTGCAGGGCAATTCCGGTTCCGGGAAATCACATCTGCTGCGCCGCCTGCTCGAGCAGTCCGCGCCGTGGGTGCAGCAATGCATCATCGATCCGGAGGGGGATTTCGTCACGCTCGCCGACAAGTTCGGCCATGTGGTGATCGATGGCGAGCGGACCGAAGCCGAACTCGTCGGCATTGCAAATCGCATCCGTCAGTATCGCGTCTCCTGTGTCCTGTCTCTCGAGGGACTTGAGGTCGAGCAGCAGATGCGCGCGGCAGGCATCTTTCTCAATGCCATGTTCGACGCCGACCGGGACTATTGGTATCCGGTCCTGGTGGTGGTCGACGAGGCGCAGATGTTTGCGCCTTCGGTGGCAGGCGACGTGGGCGAAGAGGCGCGCAAGGTTTCCCTCGGCGCCATGACCAATCTGATGTGCCGCGGCCGAAAGCGAGGTCTGGCGGGCGTGATCGCCACGCAGCGCCTTGCCAAGCTTGCGAAGAACGTTGCGGCGGAAGCCTCCAACTTCCTGATGGGGCGTACATTCCTTGATATCGACATGGCCCGTGCAGCCGACCTGCTCGGCATGGACAGGCGGCAGGCGGAAATGTTCCGCGACCTCAAGCGTGGTTCGTTCGTGGCGCTCGGGCCGGCCCTCTCGCGCCGCCCGTTGCCGGTGACGATCGGCACGGTGGAGACTTCCGCACGCTCCACGAGCCCGAAGCTGATGCCGCTGCCCGAGGCGCCGGCGGATGTCGAAGACCTGATCTTCACGCCCGATGCGGAGGAATTCTCCCGCCCGATCGTCCGCCGGATTCCGCCCCAGCCGCGGCCGACCACGGACATACTCGCGGAACTCTCACGTGCGCGGCCGGAGCCCGTCTCCGTCGAGCCGCGCGCTGCCGCGCCCGAGATGCCGGAGGCGGAACGGGAGGCCTTGCTCGATCATGTGCTTGCCGAGATCCTCGGCAATCCCGGTGCGGCCTTTCGCCCGGATGCCGAACTGTTCCAGGATTTTCTCGTGCGTTGCCGAATCCGCCGCGTACCCGGTGCGCCGCTGTCTTTGCCGGCCTTCCGCCGCAAGATGGCGGTGGCGCGCTCCGGCGTTGATGCCGAAACGGCGGCCTCCGAGATCTGGCAGACGGCCCTCGATCTTTCCCGTCAGGTGACGGAAGACCTTCAGGGCGTGTTCCTGCTGGTCGCGCAGTCAGCCGTGCGCGGGCTTGCCTGCCCATCGGATGCGATGATCGCACGCGCCTACGGAACGCATTCGGCTCGCCGTGCGCGCCGGCTGCTCGGCTATTTCGAGGAGCAGGGGCTTGTCGTCGTCCACAGCGATCTTGCGGGTCACCGCATCGTCGCCTTTCCTGATCTTTCCTGCGAAACGGCGCCGGGCGATCCGAACGCGTCGGACCCCGGCGCCGACTCCCGCGACGCTGCGGAGTAA